The following proteins come from a genomic window of Panicum hallii strain FIL2 chromosome 8, PHallii_v3.1, whole genome shotgun sequence:
- the LOC112903696 gene encoding uncharacterized protein LOC112903696 produces MSFNDDEVPAPARPTGFTGLPARQVQLIKYHSRSAPLAPNDQEVLLELRGIASAAAREPLDLVAVIDTSGSMGDGGKLDKAKNALCFVIRKLTDRDRLCVVQFYHEASRLCPLRRATEAAQAELEALVRGFVAGGGTNIQKGLEIGLGVVNGRRVIAGRAASVMLMSDGEENNGDARSVAPGDVPVHTFGFGSGHDARLLGAVADKSLGGVFNYVADSDSPTNLTETFSQVLGGLLTIIAQDLELIVTPLPGEATIRKPVDAGSFPAIPATDGSSSVTVRFGTLYSAEERKVIVELALSDRTASRPYRANVVQVQYQFTFQGQRVMSDPDRITIRRGRGTAAGDPAADAPAQVRTEVARRRHVDSIKAAMEKAEGDRLEDARDILAEALRALERIVDPMVDMLRRELQRLLELFRTKDTYREQGRPYAISSLASHGRQRFTARGDAEEVRLFATRRMDIYLEQAKRPDEKPPSADEDVREEPEPERAVPQDCERWTVMSVALRLLATVLSLLAFSIMARARTSGWDGDRYGRYEPYRYAVGVNVVVCVCSISQAIAEVRRLRPQRSSAPRSTSIYCINLFLDQVLAYLLMSAASAAASHNNLWAARFGEDQFSRKVSVAVWLSFLGFLALSANALISMANLFRRIDMPN; encoded by the exons ATGTCGTTCAACGACGACGAGGTGCCAGCGCCTGCGAGGCCGACGGGGTTCACCGGCTTGCCGGCGAGGCAAGTGCAGCTCATCAAGTACCACAGCCGCAGTGCGCCCCTGGCCCCCAACGACCAGGAGGTGCTGCTGGAGCTCAGGGgcatcgcctccgccgccgcccgggaaCCCTTGGACCTCGTCGCCGTCATTGACACCAGCGGCAGCATGGGGGACGGGGGCAAGCTCGACAAGGCGAAGAACGCCCTGTGCTTCGTCATCCGCAAGCTCACCGACCGCGACCGCCTCTGCGTCGTCCAGTTCTACCACGAGGCCTCCCGCCTCTGCCCGCTGCGCCGCGCCACCGAGGCCGCCCAGGCCGAGCTGGAGGCTCTCGTCCGCGGCttcgtggccggcggcggcacaaACATCCAGAAAGGCCTCGAGATCGGGCTCGGCGTCGTCAATGGGCGCAGGGTCatcgccggccgcgccgccagcgTCATGCTCATGTCCGACGGCGAGGAGAACAACGGCGACGCCAGGTCGGTCGCGCCCGGCGACGTGCCCGTCCACACCTTCGGCTTCGGCTCCGGCCACGACGCCAGGCTGCTCGGCGCCGTCGCGGATAAGAGCCTGGGCGGGGTGTTCAACTACGTCGCCGACAGCGACAGCCCCACCAACCTCACCGAGACCTTCTCCCAGGTGCTGGGCGGCCTACTCACCATCATCGCGCAGGACCTCGAGCTCATTGTCACGCCGCTCCCGGGCGAGGCCACCATCAGGAAGCCGGTGGACGCCGGGAGCTTTCCGGCCATCCCGGCCACCGACGGCTCCTCCTCCGTCACCGTCAGGTTCGGCACCCTCTACAGCGCCGAGGAGCGCAAGGTCATCGTCGAGCTCGCGCTCAGCGACCGGACCGCCTCACGCCCGTACCGCGCCAACGTCGTCCAGGTCCAGTACCAGTTCACCTTCCAGGGCCAGCGGGTCATGTCCGACCCCGACCGGATCACCATTCGCCGCGGCAGGGGAACGGCGGCCGGCGACCCAGCCGCCGACGCACCGGCGCAGGTGCGGAccgaggtggcgcggcggcggcatgtGGATTCGATCAAGGCAGCGATGGAGAAGGCCGAGGGCGACAGGCTGGAGGACGCGCGGGACATCCTGGCGGAGGCGCTGAGGGCGCTGGAGCGCATCGTCGACCCCATGGTGGACATGCTCCGGAGGGAGCTGCAGAGGCTGCTGGAGCTCTTCAGGACCAAGGACACCTACAGGGAGCAGGGCCGGCCCTACGCCATCTCCTCGCTCGCCTCCCACGGCCGCCAGCGCTTCACCGCCAGGGGCGACGCCGAGGAAGTCCGGCTCTTCGCCACGCGGCGGATGGACATCTACCTCGAGCAGGCTAAGAGGCCCGACGAGAAGCCGCCGTCCGCCGACGAGGATGTCAGGGaagagccggagccggagcggGCGGTGCCGCAGGACTGTGAGAGGTGGACCGTGATGTCGGTGGCACTGCGACTACTCGCGACGGTGCTGAGCCTGCTAGCCTTCTCGATCATGGCCAGGGCGAGGACGTCCGGGTGGGACGGCGACCGCTACGGCCGCTACGAGCCCTACAG GTACGCCGTCGGGGTGAACGTGGTCGTCTGTGTCTGTTCGATATCTCAAGCCATCGCCGaggtccggcgcctccgtcCACAGAGGTCGTCTGCGCCGCGGAGCACGTCGATCTACTGCATCAACCTCTTCCTCGACCAG GTGCTGGCATACCTGCTCATgtcggcggcgtcggcggccgcgTCTCACAACAACCTCTGGGCGGCGAGGTTCGGCGAGGACCAGTTCAGCCGCAAGGTCAGCGTCGCGGTGTGGCTCTCGTTCCTCGGGTTCCTTGCGCTGTCTGCCAACGCGCTCATCTCCATGGCTAATCTCTTCCGCAGGATCGATATGCCAAACTGA
- the LOC112903697 gene encoding growth/differentiation factor 7-like: protein MHRRHRPTCFATAAPSTALLQLLASHPPRPSTAGAVAPGTARPLHPSAASMGPSRCSAHSRGASRRLRIRTPLTAPCRGKEGKGGRGSGKGGAVAGEREGGAAAGEIGGRGRRGGGDRGERERSLAEEIEGERKASGRGNKDEREYK, encoded by the coding sequence ATGCACCGCCGTCACCGCCCCACATGCTTCGCCACCGCCGCTCCAAGCACCgcgctgctccagctcctcgcATCCCACCCGCCACGGCCGAGCACCGCCGGCGCTGTAGCTCCTGGCACAGCCCGCCCGCTGCATCCGAGCGCCGCCTCCATGGGCCCCTCGCGCTGCTCCGCGCACAGCCGCGGGGCCTCGCGCCGCCTCCGCATCCGAACGCCGCTCACGGCCCCATGCCGAGGGaaggaggggaagggagggagGGGCAGCGGGAAGGGAGGCGCAGTGgcgggggagagggagggaggtgcGGCAGCGGGGGAGATCggggggagagggaggcgcggcgggggagatcgaggggagagggagaggtcTCTGGCGGAGGAGATAGAGGGGGAGAGGAAGGCGTCGGGCAGAGGAAATAAGGATGAGAGAGAGTACAAATAG